The following DNA comes from Vigna radiata var. radiata cultivar VC1973A chromosome 4, Vradiata_ver6, whole genome shotgun sequence.
AAAAAAAcaagtgaaggaaaaaaaaaataataataccataatagacttttacattcatttgatacatgaTGTAAtagtaaaatagtttaaaaaataaaaaaattgtaatttttcaagaaaaagaaaagtaaaaaataaataaatataatatcaaataaatataaaaatttaggtgtgtcaaataatatttttcaacaaaGACTCTTTGGGCAACAACATGGGGTGCAAGGTCTTTGGGCAAAGGTGGGTGAGAATGACTGCGGCGCTAAAGCGAAAGTAAATAAGCAGAGTAAACCAGGATTTTTATCCTAGTCAAAGTCTAAGGTCAGTTTTGGGATTTAAGAAATAtaggaggtgcaggaagaagccCATTTCTATTCCATTCAAGGCCCATACATCTATCTTTTGGGTCCAAAGCCTCCATCTCACCTCTTTCAAGAAAGCCCGAATCTTCCTTCGTTCGCGGACCAACATATACAATTGCGAATGTCAAGATGCTTCTGGTGTGGgttaattattaatatcttCATCTCACTTTTCTAATTGCCTCAAATTCTATACTTTaccatttcaaaataattatgcaATCCTTTATAACTTctaataaactataatattttgtaatgcTAATCCATATACTTCCCCCTTAACATCAACAACAGGTCAAAGACAATATCACATTTTGCTAAACTTTAGAAGCACAAATATGATTTCTCGTCATGTTAGTAGCAGAACTTACATGATAACTAGCTTGTATTCTTGTTtacattaaaagttaaaacaaaatctaaGGTCATCACGAGCCTAGAAGCAAAAAAATATTGCTACCAAGTACaacttttttacataattaCATGCTACATACATCTCAGTAAGCTAATCAATCATATCGCCATATGTGACAATCAAGGTGCTGCAACACAGTAGAAACAGATATTAAGCACTATCCAAATCACCATATATGTTTGTAGCAAAGTTATTCATGCCATATAGAAACGAGGTAAAATAAGTACTTAGAATGTCCCAGAGCAAGAATGTCAATatgcattttgtttttagtaCTACTAAGAttattgatatttgtttttacGGGGTTTTCCCATCTTTAGGGACTGGCAATCGGGGCCGAAAAATTATTAACACCAGAATCATCCACTACAATTGAATACTTATCAACCTTAGTTGGCAGTACATAGTGGCCATACCAAAAATGCTACGGCCCTTTAACATAGTGGGATGTCCACTattccaaattttaatatataattttttgaactCCGTTTCTCCCTGACCACACTGTTGGTATCACCGTTAACCCTTACTTACGGACTTTATAATGGGGTTTAATGTGATACATTTTCAGAAACAGGTCTTTTAAAATGCAGGATTAAGAATGTACCTATTCATGCTTAGAGACTAAAAAGATGTTTAATCCCGAGAAAAACTGATAGAAGTCAcggaaacaaacaaaattaaagagaCATATTGATATTCCAAATAAAAGATATCTTAAACATTCAACAAAAAGTGAGGGTGGATGTTACTCAGAGAAAAGACTAGAGGAGGTCGAGGATTCAATCAAAGGTGCGATTCAAAGTTTGAAGTAGAGAAAACAATATGTTGGGCGTGTAGGGAAATATTGTTGATGAAATGTATTGGTGTTGATAGCAAAAAAATATACAAGGGTTCCACTTCCTAGCTGCCCATGTCCtaaattcatttttcatatcatcCTCACCACTCCCTCATTTTCTTTACCATGTTAGTCAAATGAACTCTACTTCACATTCCACATGCCATGTGAGCAGGTTACAAACCTTATTCTTACAATCAGCTATAGATATCACTAAGTTTCTCTCTGCattgaattaaatcaaattaaaaagattgTGAACTGATAGGCACGCTTATAGGACCAATACCATCCTATCTTCATTTGAATTAGTAGTCAGAAGCCcccataaaattataatatctgtacttaatcaaattaacatatttttcagacaaatatattaatattaccaTGGAATCTtgataatgaattttaataggGAAACTTACGAGATATAAACTGTATAATCCATCCAACAACAGGAATATGATAGAGGAACAATTTGATAGAAGACCAAAAACCACTGCAACCAAAAGCATCAATATTAGGTGTAGAATAAGTTTTGTAATCATGTAAAGTTCAAGAAGGATGCCAATGTCATGAACTAAcctgaagagaaaaaaacaaccGTATATTTGAAGTATTATACCAACTATTGGCCACctcacaaaaatgaaaaagagaccCAAAAAAAATGATGCAGTGCcctgaaaaacaaaaggaaaagaaaaatagttattaccATTTATAGTGTTTCCTAATTCATTTACACAGAATTTGGAAATTTCACATCAAGGTGGAGAAAAACACTACAGAACTAAGGTTAATATATGATGCAGTAGTGCAAGAACAAAGGATGACAGATACATCAGACAGACATCAATTCAGAAGCATATGTTGGGCTTAATGGTTCATCACAGAAAGACATGCGGGAAGTCCAAAGCAAATAGTTCTTTAATTCATCGGTGTTAGTACTTCAATTAAAACAGATACTGACCCAAACCTAACAGAATCGCGATTTTAGTAAGAATTATATTGGTTTCTAAAGACAACTGGAACTGGGAAACAATTTCTGACAGGGAAGTGGACAACCAGGAGCTAACTGCGGAAAAATTCCATTTCTTTGTTCCAAACTATCCTTGTCCACAAACAGAAGGCAAAACAGTATGTTGCAAATCAACAATGAACAGGCTCTCAATCATTAAGGCATCAGAAAAAGTGGAAATTTTAAGGATTCATTGTCAAATAAATCAGTTATTTCATAGATCACAACTAGCACACTTTACAGTTCAGTAAAAAAAGTTCTGAACATGATTTTGAATTCGACAACCGTATTTTCCATTGTACACTATACAAATATTGTTTGGAAAAGGAGAGAAATTTATGCAGACTTTGTGCAGAAAGTTTACTACGGTATCAACTATCAAACATATAAATGTATTGGTGAAAGACAAATAAGAGAAGACAACCAGAAGACGCTTCTTGTCCTATGAATATATGCAACTATTCGTTACCACAAAATACCAGACTATCACTACTAAATTTCACACTTATATGATAGGCAAAGCAGTCTATCTCGTTTAGCAGATCCACAATTAAACTTCAAGTTTAggaatgataaataaatatgtcCTTTGATCTAAAGAAAACAGCTCAAAAGCCAATAAGCAGCTATGTCCCTGGCGCATAACAACTGTGTAACATGTGAGTGACATTCTAGTACTGTACAAAATATCCACTGATGATTATGACGAGAAAAGGAGAGAAGAGTGCCTTATAGTTCGCTCTATTAGTGAAAAGTGCCCACGTAGAACGCCAACCAAGCAAAATGGCCACCCCTGCCAAGGAAAATATCTGATTCCACAAAACAGATGCCAAAACCAAAATTAGGGAAATACCAACCTCTATTCGAAAGGAAAAGATTACGGAAACTTAGATTGTAAAAGTAAGCCTCACATTTCCCAGAGCAAGCAAACCACGGTCAAAGAAGAGAACTATGCCAAGAAATGTAAACAAAATGCCGAAACCAATTAGGCCTATACCAGCCTCTGCGAGATCATGAAAAATTCCAATGTCAAAACACACGCAGTATGAGTCGTGTCGTGTTCAGAAAATTGAATTACAATAAATTACACACACAACGTGCATTGCAATGCTTCTTACTCTTCATCTCAGTTAACTCGTACGCCATAATTGATTAGAAAAGCAACGCCAGATGAACAAACcttcataagaaaaaattgaaagtaatCAGATCATGAATTAAGATACACTCACCCTAACCCTGATTTCTAGCGAGACCTTTAAAGACCAGAAATGCAAGAAATAACTTCAAAGATTATCTACTACACtaaaaataacactaaaaatTCACCTCTACCAATATACGAGTTAGaagcagaaaaagaaagaaactccTCGCTGCTGCCTTATGAGAATCGAGATTCAGAGCGAGACAATACATGGGCTTCAAACTTTTGGGCCGTGTGTTCAAGCCCAAAGAATCTCTACTAAGCCCAGCAGTCTTAAGAAAACAATAACACTGATTAAAAGAAATTGGCGTCATTTCAGAATATGGTTTTAAATATCAATGAAATTCATATATAATCTAAAGTTGCTGGAAACACATATTAACATAGCCATAATCTAACTTGCACCACATAATGAGTCCAACAAAacaattgaattagatttatcCAATAAAATCCAAGTCAATGATATCTAGgtgaaatgaaataaatttggtTAAGTTGAACATATTAAATTGGATTAAATTGAATCAGATCAGGttgaatttctaattttatatcaaaatatattatcagaataaaaaaataatgtcaaactTATTGTAATAAAACTATTGAGCTCACATTAATTCAGATCATGTCAAGTTGAATTACAATATTCAGATCAtgtcaaattaaattgaattcacatgttagaaattatttaaagttaagATGAATCCATTTTACATTGAATTATATTAAATCACATATTAACTTGAACCCGCTAAATTAAGACTATTCAAATTTCATCAGATAAAAaactacaaatataaaattttaaattcgatatatttcattaaattaatatgaaatcttaattttgaaaaatctaaTTCGTCATAATCATCCTAAAAGTGGATGGATATCATGCGCATttcaaaaaaggaaaatgattttttgacacatctaaattttttacattaatctgAAATTACCTTTACTTacattttactctcttttttcttaaaaaattataaaattttatattttttatactattttatccttatattccGCATCTAATGAGtataaaagtgtgtcatgatattattagtctttaagaaacacaaaaatgaattaaacaCCGCTTGAATACATTCTCCAACTAGCCGTTGTATGCTCATTCTCCTCTCGTTAGTGCAATGTATATTTTTTCAGTCCTGTCTCCAATCAGTAATATGCTATCTGATCAcacattttaaaacacttaaaatACTAAAACTTGTCCAATTTTTTCTATGATTTCCCTGTTCATCCCTACCATTCCTCCCCATTCATCGCTAATCACGTGCTATATAAAGTGTTTGTCGTTTTATTGGAATTTTTTGAACAGATCAACTCAATGATTATACACTAGAATATGATCATCACAGCCTACTATGCACATGAATAAAAATTACCTTAAtcgtaataaattaatataactgGAAATAATCGGCAGAAAAATTACaactcttaaaaaattatttctgaTAATTTACTGCAACATTCATTCTAACACGAGGAATAATGTAACAAAAAGACAAAGACAACGTAGAGTACTACTTAAGTTTTTTCTTGGAAGTATACATGGAATATTTGTTATCCAAGCAAGAAAATAATAAGCACAAGATGCATGCATGGAGCACGCATATGTTTactatacaaaacaaaaatcacatcATAATACTAAGTGGATATTTGTCCTTTTAATTACATgcttatttgtttaatttttcttcatttgtaaGAAACACAACGGATTAAAATTTGGTAATAACTCGTGATCTCCAccacatttaaataaaaactttatgaCCCAAATGaagattttcattaaattacCAAACCTCAAAAATCCATTTTTACAGAATCCAAAAATAGATGTTTTGAGTAATTTACTTAGGTCAAAAGATTGGTTATTGGAACGAGCTATCATGTGGCTCAAAGAGTGTATGAATAAGAAGTGATCATAATTGAAAAACGAAAAATCAACATGCTTCCTTTCGAAGAGATTGACGATGAAAATATGGTGTATATATAATTAGCAGAGATTTGAATTGGCACGAGATTAGACTTTGATTTTGAGCTGCATGATATGGATAAGCTTAAGACCTAAACAATATAATTAACGTGATTTCCGTGATTTTTTTTCACTGGTTAATTAATTATAGAACGTCTAATGCTAAGCAATCTCCAAAAATGTTATGTACAACATTGCTTCAAAACGCAAATAAGTGAAGCCAGCTTGAATTTTGGATTACCCACTATGGATTTTCCTTGTTAACTCTAAATTATTGAGAGTTTAATTTGcttgataataattaattttatttaaccaaATTGTTAATTAAGTATGTACGGAAAGTTGAATCGAGTGATATATTATTAAGTATGTATTTCAAAATGAGAACGTGAAAACGAGATGGAGGTGTATAGAGTGTAGTTTATAATGAAGAGTATCCTCAACTATGTGTGATTAATGAGAAGATGCACATGGAGTTTAGCATAATTGGTGGTGTTGAAATATGAACATCTCTACGTGGGAATTCAACGTAGGCAGCCAAACTATACTCAATTATTAAtctaattgatgattttttacttttttcccACACGATTAGATCATgaccactattttttttatatattttttttcagtgcatgtatattctctttttaatatgtaattttacCATCGTatcactttaaatttaaaatatattttctaatttttgcaTGTATATTCTCTTCAATTTTTACCATTTTCCATAAATTCTaaccaaaattagaaaaaatgtcAAACTCTTTGGTGGTGACTTTATATATCAACCAATCTGGCATGAGGTAATATATATGCATCTCTTGATATTGTAATGCTAAATTAAATCTGAAATGAGTAATGAAATTCAACGCTTATGTAGACGATGAAACGAAACTGTCCTCAcgaaattttaaattgttgaattttgatgaaatttttatatatattatttatttcactctACATAATATTCTAGTCAGTGCAATAATTGTCTTTATTCATGTGTCCAACTTTtagcttctttttttcttggtatttttacctttttaaatatcaaattagtTCTTTCTATATTATACATACAAAGACCAGAAAATCATTATATAAGAGACATTTTCAAAACCCATACATCATTTTTCTCTGAAAACGTACAATTTCACATTAATTTTTATGCACTTTACTTCAGGAtatcaagaaatttaaaatatcataaatatatatcgTAACACAATGATTGACTTTgcaataattatgataaaattagataCTATTATGAAGTTTGCCTAACGAACTTATTGCACTGTTTTCCTATAGTTAGTGACTTGGGAGTGTTTAAGAAATATTAGTCATATCTCACAAAATTATTTAGTGTAGCTACTGACTTTAGATTAATGGATAATTCATTGTTCATAATTGCAATAACCTTTTACAAGTATACCTAAACCTGAGAATTATGCAAAAATGTAGGTAAATCGAATGGTCCTCTGAATGACTTTAACATAATTACCTCCTCCTAAAGCTAAACTCTTTCTTTgactttatctaattttatcatataatatatatagagatcctgtatatacatattattataAGCATAAAAAAGGAGTTATGAACGACACCCCATCCACTTTTTTGCCACTATCACGTTATTCTTCTGAcgtataatatttaattatggagttgaattaaaaaaagaaatccaaattaaatatattgattatttatttttccaacaAGCCCCACAAATTCGATGAAACATCTACACTTGAGTTTAGAGACGTAATATTACACGCCATTGACTGCaattaagaacaaaagaaagaggATAAGAAAAGCAATAACATGGTTCTTAATTACAACATATGCATGGTACAATGGTAGCTAAAAGCACATGGGGACATATGCAAATTTGAACTGTAACTCACTTAAAGAAAGTCTTATCTATGATTTAGGATAATTAATGTATgaaacaattattatttcattcGCGCATTTTTTCTTCCCGTTATAATCAAAACAGGGTAAAAATAGTCTGTTCTGTTCTGATTAACGCTGCTTAATCATACAATGTAGATTTAGTTTTAGTAAAagaatatttgtttaataataatCAGTGCAAGTGCAACACTGGAgctatatataataatttcataaacgTATCACATGCATTAGAATATctgatatattatataaaactgtttattattttattagatgaatATACATTCTAACTTCCACTAATTCCGTGTGCATATACgtttcatttttgaaaaaagttgCGTCCCTTTTTCTACAAAGCCGACACTCAATTATCAAGTACTGTATTTATATGATGTAAACTATTTAAATCTTACTGCTAATTAGACACATACATAGCCATTGATTGATTTTCTCAAAGTTAATAATATCATTTCTAtgttgtaatttttatacttttatcttCGTGTAGCCCCGCAATTAGCAACACATGTACATTATTATCCAAGGTTGTTAGGGGTTGCTGCCTGCAAGATCTTCAACAAATCAAATGATTACGTTCCCTCTAAACAAAAAGCAAtagaaaacaagaagaaaagaaaaggatgaaaaaagcattttgaattttctgagtcAAGAGAGGCAACTGAGCAGCTATAGGAGAAAAGATAAGACAGTAGCATTATTTGGGAGGCTTTTTGCTTATATTGTATAGAGTAGATCAAAAGGGTGATTTAATAGTTAAATGAGTCGTTGGAGTTTCGATTTTTTAAAAACGAGTTAGTTGAAATGGAGCCATatggagaaaattaagaaaattgaattaagatattgttCTTAAAAAGTCACAAGGCCAGCTGGGGAAGCTTCCATTTAagcattaaaattataagacgGTCTCAACACTGTATGAGACATTTCAGTATAAATATGCATTTGATGTAGCTTTCTTAATCATCACTGAACCATCAAGGATCATATCTTACCATAAACATTGGTTGGAGGCTACTCCTTCTACTCATGACCGCCGGTAGCTACGGCCCTACTAAGGGTCGACTTAGGCCTCAAATGGCCATTGCATTGGCCATTGTCCTTGTTTCCTTCAATGTAGCATCCGTGGCTGCTGATGCTTACACCTAttcaccacctccaccaccaccgtATGTTTACAGCTCTCCACCGCCTCCTTCCCCTTCACCTCCACCTCCTTATGAGCACAAGGATCCACATTATCAATACAAGTCTCCTCCACCACCTTCTCCCTCACCTCCGCCACCATATTACTACAAATCTCCTCCACCACCTTCTCCCTCACCTCCACCACCATATTACTACAAATCTCCTCCACCACCTTCCCCATCTCCTCCACCACCATACTACTACAAGTCTCCTCCTCCACCTTCTCCTTCACCTCCACCTCCTTACTACTACAAATCTCCCCCTCCCCCAGACCCATCTCCTCCACCCCCATACTACTACAAGTCTCCTCCTCCACCCTCTCCTTCTCCTCCACCTCCTTACTACTATAAATCTCCCCCACCACCCTCTCCCTCTCCTCCACCTCCTTACTACTATAAATCTCCTCCACCACCCTCTCCCTCACCTCCACCACCTTACTACTACAagtcaccaccaccaccatatgAACACAAGGATCCGCATTACCAATACAAGTCTCCCCCTCCACCTCCTTATTACTACAAATCTCCTCCTCCACCCTCTCCTTCACCTCCACCACCTTACTACTACAAATCTCCACCACCACCTTCACCGTCGCCACCCCCACCGTACTACTACAAGTCCCCTCCCCCACCTAAAAAGTCTCCACCCTATGATCCTTACTACTACAAGTCCCCACCACCTCCTTCACCTTCACCACCCCCTCCATACTACTACAAGTCTCCTCCCCCACCTGAAAAGTCACCACCCCATGATCCTTACTACTACAAGTCTCCTCCACCACCTTACTACTATAAAtctcctcctcctccatctcCCTCACCTCCTCCGCCATACTACTACAAGTCTCCTCCACCTCCTTCACCATACCCTCCACACGTGCCTTACTACTACAAATCTCCTCCTCCACCGTCTCCTAAGCCTTACTACTACAAATCTCCACCTCCACCATCTCCTAAGCCTTACTACTACAGCTCTCCTCCTCCACCGGTTGCATATCCTCACCCTCACCCGTATCACCACTCATTGATCGTTAAGGTTGTCGGTAAAGTCTACTCTTACAGATGTTATGACTGGAAATACCCTCAGAAATCGCACAACAAGAAACACCTCGAAGGTGCAaacattacttttatattattattaatttattatcattattattaatttattctgAGACATTGACaatagtaatatttatattattttccacTCAAACTTGTCATTGTTTGGCAATATTTAAcagcattttttttaaaatattttatctaggACATTAACTGCTTATGTTCCTTTCATTGATTTTTCTTAGTCAAActaattttcctatttttataaCTCTATGAATATTGATGTTGTTGTATGTGACTATCTACACTTTACAGGAACCTTTACTTTTAGGTCATATTTTACTACATTTTACACAAcacttttcattaaaaaaagaaaaaaaaaactcctaaATTTTCCATATACAGGTGCATTAAAATacactataaaaattaaaagaaataacatcTTATTGTCTCATTTTgtgttcataaaacaaaatgttccttcctttaaaataaaaatacaaatgtcATCTTTATATGCTATATTGATTTCTGTTTTAACATATGAAATTCATGCATTTTTCACCTTAGGTGCCACGGTCGAAGTGACCTGTGAAGTTGGTAGCAAGACCATAACGGCTTACGGTAAAACTAAGAACAATGGAAAATACAGCATCACTGTTGACGGATTTGACTATGTTAAATATGGAAGCACAGTCTGCAAGGCCAAACTTTATGCTCCTCCTAAGGGCTCACGTTACAACATACCCACCAAGCTTAACGAGGGAACCAAGTTGGAGTTGAAGTCAAAAGATAAGTACGAAGTTGTTCTGAAGGCTAAGCCATTTGCTTATGCTCCAGAAAAACCATATGATTGTGAGAAACACAAGCATTCACACAAAAAACCATACTACTACAACTCTCCCCCTCCACCTTCACCCTCACACTCATACCCTCCTTATTACTATAAGTcaccacctccacctccaccatCATACTACTATAAATCACCACCTCCACCGTCATATTACTACAAGAGCCCACCTCCACCATCACCATCTCCACCTCCACCTTACTACTATAAATCTCCACCTCCTCCCACCAAGGATCCATATCATCCTCCTTACTACTACAAGAgcccaccaccaccatcaccatctCCACCTCCACCCTACTACTATAAATCTCCACCTCCTCCTCCCAAGGATCCATATTATCCTCCTTACTACTACAAGAGCCCCCCTCCACCCTCACCATCTCCTCCTCCACCTTACTATTACAAATCAcctccaccaccatctccatcACCACCACCTCCATACTACTACAAGTCACCTCCTCCACCATCTCCATCACCACCACCTCCCTACTACTACAAATCACCTCCTCCACCAGATCCATCACCACCTCCTCCCTACTACTACAAGTCTCCTCCTCCACCATCCCCATCACCACCACCTCCTTACTACTACAAGTCTcctccaccaccatctccatcCCCACCACCACCCTACTACTACAAGTCACCTCCACCACCAGATCCATCACCACCACCTCCCTACTATTACAAGTCACCTCCTCCACCATCCCCCTCACCACCACCTCCATATTACTACAAGTCACCTCCACCACCATCCCCATCGCCACCACCTCCCTACTATTACaaatcaccaccaccaccagatCCTTCACCGCCACCTCCTTACTATTACAagtcaccaccaccaccatctccatcaccaccaccaccctaCTACTACAAGTCACCTCCACCTCCATCACCTTCTCCACCCCCTCCATATTACTACAAGAGTCCTCCTCCACCATCTCCCGATCCTCATACTCCCTACTACTACAAATCTCCTCCCCCACCATCACCGTCTCCCCCACCTCCTTATTACTACGTGAGTCCCCCACCACCAACCAAGTCTCCTCCACCACCGGCATACATCTATGCTTCCCCTCCACCACCCATCTACCATTAAGCTTCGAATTAAGCAAAAATGACTACAAGTCATGTAAGTTACTAATCCAAATATATTGAAAAGTATTTGTTTGACGTTCATGTATGGAtcttgaaaatattgaaaactttTACTTTTGCTTTCAGGTTCTAGTATTCATTGTGGAATAAAGTCAAGTTCCATTTGGAGCAGAGTTAAGCATCTAATTTGTTGTACAAGTTCTTCGAATAAGGATCTGAATGTATCATCTCTAAGTTACAATCTTCACGATTCGGACGAGGCTGCTTCCGTCTATTTGGTCGTCATCTTGCACGTCTTGTTCTTACTAAGTTCAAGAGAGCGACAAATGAAAATGAGCCAAGATTTGAAATCTTGATGCTAACGGAGGCTACTCTTAGAGATCtctttcatttgtttctttgtagattatctatatataatgattgcattcaaattaataaattcttttgattatatatcatcttttattgtttgcaataaaatgttaaaataattgacGTAAAATGgaacacaaataataaatacacatATGCTAAACCTCGACCGCATTATTTTCAAAAGCATGTGATATGCAAGTTAGACTAAAATGActccaaaataatttcaaacaactaATATTGTGACCGGATATTGTCTTAGGATATGTTTGAGAGTCAAATATGAGAGATTTCCGTTCTCGATCCCATCTTCTCCATCTCTCTTATTTATGGTTCTTCTTCTTAATTCTTCGGAGACCAGATACAAACCAAGAAATAAACAAGAATATAAGGgagaagaagaataaggaaGTGACAGGGACTAGAGAGGGTGAATTAACAAAGGGGtaatttacatatttacatGTAGATGGAGGTGTGTAGAGTATAGAAGAGTGCAAATAgcaattctttttaaatttaaaattcctcgtagtttttgtaaaaaattatctatttttttaacctcttttattattatctctATGTTAACctaaatagtattaaaaaaataaaaacaatttgaaaccatctcatcatttaaagaatttatttcaaatatgtaATACGattgatatatttaaac
Coding sequences within:
- the LOC106758925 gene encoding vesicle transport protein GOT1, yielding MAYELTEMKKAGIGLIGFGILFTFLGIVLFFDRGLLALGNIFSLAGVAILLGWRSTWALFTNRANYKGTASFFLGLFFIFVRWPIVGIILQIYGCFFLFSGFWSSIKLFLYHIPVVGWIIQFISPP
- the LOC106759499 gene encoding extensin-2 — encoded protein: MTAGSYGPTKGRLRPQMAIALAIVLVSFNVASVAADAYTYSPPPPPPYVYSSPPPPSPSPPPPYEHKDPHYQYKSPPPPSPSPPPPYYYKSPPPPSPSPPPPYYYKSPPPPSPSPPPPYYYKSPPPPSPSPPPPYYYKSPPPPDPSPPPPYYYKSPPPPSPSPPPPYYYKSPPPPSPSPPPPYYYKSPPPPSPSPPPPYYYKSPPPPYEHKDPHYQYKSPPPPPYYYKSPPPPSPSPPPPYYYKSPPPPSPSPPPPYYYKSPPPPKKSPPYDPYYYKSPPPPSPSPPPPYYYKSPPPPEKSPPHDPYYYKSPPPPYYYKSPPPPSPSPPPPYYYKSPPPPSPYPPHVPYYYKSPPPPSPKPYYYKSPPPPSPKPYYYSSPPPPVAYPHPHPYHHSLIVKVVGKVYSYRCYDWKYPQKSHNKKHLEGATVEVTCEVGSKTITAYGKTKNNGKYSITVDGFDYVKYGSTVCKAKLYAPPKGSRYNIPTKLNEGTKLELKSKDKYEVVLKAKPFAYAPEKPYDCEKHKHSHKKPYYYNSPPPPSPSHSYPPYYYKSPPPPPPSYYYKSPPPPSYYYKSPPPPSPSPPPPYYYKSPPPPTKDPYHPPYYYKSPPPPSPSPPPPYYYKSPPPPPKDPYYPPYYYKSPPPPSPSPPPPYYYKSPPPPSPSPPPPYYYKSPPPPSPSPPPPYYYKSPPPPDPSPPPPYYYKSPPPPSPSPPPPYYYKSPPPPSPSPPPPYYYKSPPPPDPSPPPPYYYKSPPPPSPSPPPPYYYKSPPPPSPSPPPPYYYKSPPPPDPSPPPPYYYKSPPPPSPSPPPPYYYKSPPPPSPSPPPPYYYKSPPPPSPDPHTPYYYKSPPPPSPSPPPPYYYVSPPPPTKSPPPPAYIYASPPPPIYH